AACCTTTTAGTGACGCttaaaatgaacacatttattGGCTAGGGTCTCTAATGTGCATTTCTAAGAGGATGTTTTGTGGCTGTCTTAAAATGTCTATGCTAAACAGTCTTGTATATCCGCCAAGCTGGCTGAGCTCCACTGGATGCCAAAGAGTGAGCGAATATAGGAaggcaggaggaggaagaaagacagaaagaaacAGGAGGTGAGCATTAAGAGTGGgagcaaaaagaagaagaagaagaaaaaagtaccAGTACAAAAAATTTCAGGGTGAGAAGACATGGAAACTGATTGAAATATACTCTGTGCATAAAGGAAAGAGAAATGAGTGAGTTTGTGACGTCAGCGTTGGCATAAATGCAAATGTACGTGAacaggcacacgcacacacacacacacgcacacacacacactccctttGTCATCCAGTCCCTTGCTAAATGACTCCTCATCCCAAACAGAGGCAGAGCTCCACATCACAGACGATTGGAACATCGCCCCAAGGAGACCACACAGCAATGTAACACAAACACGTCATAATCTGTTTGTGTATTTCGTGtggtttatttagttttttcatGTTATGACTTGTTTTCTAGTGACCCATGTCAAAATCAtcctcattattattttttccccccacctgtTTCCATTACCTTTGCTCCTTGTGTCCACCAATCAGCTCTTCCCCTTGTGTCATTTCTAggtgttctttgttcttgcatCAGTTTGGTTTTATTTAGTTTCCTGGTTTCTTTTGGGACATTATCCTCCATTGTCGTATGTCATCTGTCATTAAAAGTCATGTCTCCTTAGTCCTGTCATGTTTTTGTagtggtaagtttttttttgttccctagTGTTAATTGCCATTTAGATTCAGCCTTTTACCTTATTTTTGGTTGTGAAATTAAATTCCTTTTTCGAGATTACTGTACTCCTGCCTTGTCTCCCTgttccctgcacttgggtcatCCAATTTTTACCTTAAAAACCTGAACCTGAAAAAACACCAGTGCACCAGTTTCATATTTCATGCTCCCGGACTCTGACTCAGAGAAGTGTAAATATAATGTGTGTTTTACACATGGCCGCCCCTGACCAATTTGAGCCCCTGAGTGAAATTTTATTTGGAGGGGGACTCTAGGGTGAAAATAGTTGAGAACCAATGTTTTAGAAGATTAATATTCACCATAACTGGCAGGTTTTCACTTGCAcattctgtttttaaatacgGTATACGGCTAACATTCAGTTGAGTATTAAGTGCATCACTGATTCCGCTTCCACATTTAAAATGCTTCTTCAATCGGACAGGACTAAAGTCAGCCATGATGATGCTCATACCAGCACCGgcatcccattttaaatgctcTGTGGAATACGCTGGTCCATGAAATTTCCAAAACCAGTTCTAGCCTATAAGGAGAAGAGACGTGGTCCCAAATTTGAACCCTGCAGAACACCATAGGGCAGCACTGCCGAGTGGGACTCAAAGTTACCTATGCTTACATAGAGTTCTGTagttcctccattcttctggcatcctctctcccgctagtattttattgaataagttggtcaaaaactccacagccagctcaccaaattgcttccatacctccattggtatgtcatcgggaccaactgtctttccatttttcattctgttcagtgcctttctaacttctcccttactaatcaaagccacttccgGGTCATTGATATTtgtctcttctactctaccttctctcccattttcttcattcattaacttctcaaagtactctttccatctccttagtacactactggcaccactcaacatatttccatcgctatccttgatcacctttacttgctgcacatccttctcatctctatccctcagtctggccaacctgtagagctgcttttttcccttcttcGGTATCCAaccttgtttagccttcgccacctctacctttgccctagaacgcatctcaatgtattccttatgcctctcctaagtcctctccatgtcccacttcttctttgctcatcTCTTACCTTGTATGAGGGcggcagaacagtggtgagatgtgccgttggtgtgtcagaataatttaaggtggaggtgggactgcatcagggatcagctctgagccccttcctttttgcagtggtaatggatgggctgacagatgaggttagactagaatcccctcggactatgatgttcgcagatgatattgtgatatgcagtgaaagcagggagcaggcggaggaacaattagaaagatggaggtacgcactggaaaggagaggaatgaagattagctgaagtaaaacagaatataagtgcgtgaatgagaaaagtggagggggaagagtgaggctacagggagaagagatagcaaaggtggacgactacaaatacttggggtcaacaatacagagcaatggagagtgtggtaaggaagagaagacatgagtccaagcggggtgtaatagttggcggaaggtgtctggtgttctatgtgacagaagaggccatgatgtacggattagagatggtggccctgaagaaacaacaggaggcagaacttgaggtagcagaaatgaagatgctgaggttctcgcttggtgtgagcaggttagataggattagaaatgagctcatcagaggaacagccaaagtcagatgttttggagacaaggtgagagagagcagacttcgatggtttggacatgtccagaggtgagagagtgagtatattggtagaagggtgctgaggatggagctgccaggtaaaagagcgagaggaataccaaagaaaaggtcgatggatgtggtgagggaggacatgaggacagtgggtgttagaaaggaggTTGCACGATGGATgcaggcttagatagaaaaagatgacacgctgtggcgacccccctaacgggaaaagcggAAAGAAGTGTAAGGCTGTAAACACGGTGATCTGCccaatcatattttttattattgtcatgGTGGAGGGTCACATATATCCTTTTGCTGCCATGTTCAAAGTGTGCATAATTGTTCAAATATATTCATTCACCACTTAATCTCAAGTAGTAGTTTTAGTAAGAGTGGAGCAATGGGGTGGGCAATGTGTGCCTGTAGGTGGgtttaggtgtgaatgtaggttgtgtgtgtgtgtacgggtGTGTACGTGGGAGGAAGGGAATATAGGGGCTTGTGCCCCAGTCGTGCTTCATCCTTAGCAACGTCCTTGTTCACACCCTATGATCCCAAATTTAACTCTGAGATTTAAAAAGACTTGGACATCTGAGTAACAAGCCCTGCCATCAAACCTGGATGAGTGATGCTGTGCGGATGaggtgtctctgtgatttttgaaAATGACTGTTGATGGTGCACAAGTGGGCTACCCATTAGGAAAATCGATGTGCATACAGTTGTGTCTTTGCACATGCACAcccatgtgtgtgtctgtgggagggggggagggtgtACTGCTCTGACATCATTGCTGCCGTCACTGCAGCCACTTCACGGTGACTCCCTTGTGACTGAAGGCCTGACAGCCTCCCACACATTCCCCATGAACTCCTCTTTCCTCCCACCTCTTTGCTTTATCTCTCCCTCTCCACTCACTGTCTTTATCTTGTTGTTACGGTCTTATTTTCTCTATTTTCATTTCGAGTCACCCATCCACTATTTGATCCCTTTATTTCACCTGCCTCTTTTCCTTTTGTGTCTTTAAAatcccctccccccacctccgCCCCCCATTTGCTGTGTGGGTCTTCCCTGTCCTACGTCATACGCCGTCCCTGTCTCTATGGAAACATCAAGTGGACAAGAGTGGCTCAGGAGTCTGCGAGATGCTGATACTGAGACTCAAAGATCACACACATTTTCCGTCTCCCATCGAGCCACGCCTACATTGAGAGTAAATAGATGGTGAGTGAAAGTATCAACCTGGGATCATGCGTATGAGCCCCTAAAGGCATTCTCCCTGTGTGCCCACGATATAAATAATAGTATGACGCGGAAGGCAATCAGCTGTGAGGGAGTTATCTTAGTTCATTACACAATTGGTCTCTTTAATGACTTGTTGTAGAAAGTCATTTTCTGATCAGAAACCATGAACTCTTCCTCGTTTTAACACATTGTTGAACTGGCTGTGTTGCAGCGATGTGCGTCAGCAACTTCAAACACGTTCGAAGGACAGGTGATTTGTGATAAGAGGTCTCAAACAGACGGTTTCACAGCTTTGGGCCACTCTCCAGGACACCCTCGTGATGTGACTGTTATGCTTAAGTGGATCATTGCAGCACCAAATTGTGGCTATACAGCCGCATTAGCTGCAATGCCTTGTTGTTCAGAAAAGTCAGTGGCaaactgtaaaagaaaaaaataattttatttctatttcagAAAATCAGCTACTTCTAAAATAATCTCTTACCATATTTGAACTTTTTCTCTTAGTTCcgtttatttattaaaatgtacatGAATAAACTACAACAAACGAGTACATTAAAGAAGACATCAAAATGGTCAGCAGTGATAGGGGTCAACAATTAAACAAGACCTACAGCCCAGGTCAAGACCCACATGAAACACCCCCATTGCAGCCAGATAAAGATATTTCTTTCATTTAGGCACTTGATGCAACCATCTTTGGTCATAGTTGCTGTTGGTTTAAATTAGATTCAAAGTGGGTTCAAATTGTTCCGGAATTGTATCGTGTAGATCATGTATATTGTGAATGCTGATTCATTCTGAGAAGAGTCAGCAGTTCAAAGGCAGTTGCTTGTACCTCAGCCATGCTTAGAAATGACCACAAGATTGTTATAACCTGACCACCTATGGAGAGTAAATCAAATCATCTAGAAATTCACATGACTAGGACTCAACCAACAAGAGTAATCCATCACATTTTCTCACAGTTTACCTGAAAATGATGGATTGTAATTCACACACAACATACTGTAAACAATATGCTGTACCGTGTATTGCAAAGGCTTTATGAACAATCAGCAGGATTATCTTGGAAAGTCttgcaaaaatatattcatttttattaaattaaacgCCTTTGCACTGTGTCATACATGTATAGTTAATCTAGCTGCTCATGCATTGACTGACTTCCCATACATTTTACAATACGTGTGTTCATACAttatgtgtgcatgcatgtaaaTTTAAGAGGACGCTTCACTTACTGATGAATCCACCTCTGTATAATTATTCAAAATTAATTCAgtgaatgaaaaacaatattacaTAAAAACATCTCGGGAACATAGTCACACAGTATTTGGCAGTGAGGGAACAGTCCCATGTAGTCCATGCACAATATTAATCACAGGCAAGGTCCACATTCTAAACATAATAAGAATagcacagaagaagaagacacaggAGTCCCAAAACTTGGAGGTACATCTGTATGTCCGTGAAGGTCAAAAACCCATCTTTGGTCCCAGGGATACCAAAGGGTTGACTCATTGGTGCACAGCATTTTTTAGGAaaaataccatatatatatatatatatatatatatatatatatatatatatatgctatatacttttttttatcattactgaattttttgtttgaaCTTCAGAGTACAAATGGAAGTACAACCTCCTGCACTCCCAAAAAGTCGGTTATAGGCCAAACCGTACTTCTATTCTGCAGCTCCTAGCTCATAACAAGCAGGTTTTCCCTTTgctgtgtgttttgtgtaaCTTTTCATGCATGTTTGCTTTCCAGTTAAACTAGTCCCGTCTGTGTGTGCAAGTGCAAAGGGTACGGTTGGTAAAGTAGAGTCGATCCCCCTTGGGGTATGTAGTAGCTGCAGTAACTGGGCTCTGTTAGATAGGGGGTGTTGTGCTCTGCAAGGTACGGAGCAGGCTGATAGAAGCATGTGACATGGTCTGTGTTGGGGATAATGTTCTGTTCTCCTAGAACCTTCAATGCCAGCACTGTGATCATGTTGAGAGTCTGACGCCTCTCATGGCCCATCAGACACACGGTGCTGTCGTCAACCACACGACGTAGTGTCATTAGGTACTGGTACTTGCTTCTCTCCTCACCGATGAAGTGATTCTTCAAGTAGGATAGGATCTTCCTCTGCTGCTCTTGCACATCAGGGAAATCAATGAAAAAGCGTGAGCACATGTATCGCTCCAGTGTCTTTATTTGAGTCTCACTGGCTGGTCGATAATCCCTGACCAGTAGGTTACTGTATTTCAACAAGCCACCACCTCGAATCTCCTCAGGGTTCCTCGTAGCTATTAAACGATAGCGCAGGTGGGCCATGGCGGCCTCAAAGTCACCATACATGCTCTCAGCCAGGACCTCGACTGCAGGGACACAGCCTGCTGCTTGCAGACCTGAGCTCTCTTCAGTCATGTCTGCAGTTGTTTTCTGGGCCTGGTCAGTCTCAGACAAAGGCCTAAATGCTTCATCCGTGTTTGGGGAGGCATGTTCGCTTGGTTCTCCACACTTTGACTGGGGAAGTGCATGTGCGGTTGCACTTGGAAGCGTGATTGGAAAAGAGACCGGCTCTGGGTCCTGAGTCAACAAAGAAACACGAGGCTGCTCTGTTTTACCCTCCAGTTCCAGGAGAGGGTCTCCGTGCAAGGTAGGGGGCTCAAAAATCTGTTCATCACTGTCTGACTTGTCTATCAAAGGCCCTGTATCTGAGGATATTGGAAACACGGAATCCTTTGATTCCACTGGAGGAGTGAAGCAGAGAAGAGGAGGGCTGAGGCATGGAGAAGGAGGAGTTGGACAGGCAGGGGGAGGACTAAGGCTAAGCAGAGGAGGGGTGAGGTAAGGAGGTGAACTGATGCAGGATGAGGTAGGGCTCAAACTCAGGGGCGGAGAACCGTAACTGGTCACTGGGCTGGCAGTGTGCAGCATTGCAGATGAGAGGCAGTGAGAGGGAGGAGTCACACATGGAGGAGAGCTGAGACTTGGGGGTGAGGGGGTGAAGTGGGGAGGTGAGAAACTGAGTACAGGAAGGGAAAGACAAGACACAAGGGGGGTAATACTGAGGGGGGAGGAAGGTAAGTGGGGTGAACGGGTCTTTTCATTGCTGCCATTTGGCTTATCTGAGTTGGCCAATGATTCCTTGTTCTCCTTTTCATCATCGGTTGCAACTTCTGAGGTATGTGTGGCCTGCTCAGCATTTGAGCAGGATTCATCAATGTGTGAAACTAATGAATCCGGGCTATAGGGAGATTCTGTTTGCTTCAGTTGTAAAGCAGTATTTTCAGGGGAAGACTGCCTTTGCTCAGGCAACCGTGGTCTATCCTCCTGGCTTTGAATGTCAGTCACAAACAAACACTCAGTGATTAAATGAGACGATTCTGGCTCCTGAGGTAGAAAAGAAATAGAATCAGGGGTGGGATCAGGAGTGGAGGAGAAATTCAGATTGGATGAAAGATCACAGTTTGGGTTTTTTGTAGTTGAGATTGGGTTTGTTGTGGGATCTAAACCAGTCGTCGTCACACTACTGGGCTCTGGTCTTAGCTCTACATTAACATCCGGTTCTTCTGGGGAAGAGTTTGCATCTAAACTGGAACCTGTTTTGGAGTCACTCTTGAAGGCTGGGCCACGATAAGGAATGGTGGTCACCTTTTTACACATCCTTCGTGGAGGTTTTGGAGAGGAGTGCTTGAGCACCACCATGTGAGGGATTCTTTCTGAGCTCTTACAAGGAGGATGACAGGAAGTCTTTTTGTCAGAAACAAGGCCAGGTGGTGCAGGTGTGTCCTGAGTATCCGTGGTATTGTCATGTTTGTCAGGGGATTTTTCAATCTGTACTGTGCTGTGTGTTTCGAGTGTATGGTTGTGTGAAAGCAATGTGACAGAGATGGAGCTGACGTCAGCCTGTGCGAGGTCTGGCTTTTCCTCTGGTGTCAAAACCTCATTtgaaatttcactttttttcatgtCCCCTTTAATCTCGACATCTATCGCTACAtctattttaacttttttttcaccctctACACTGTTGTCTACTTGAGTTGTGTCGACGTCTGGGttatacaaacacacagaccTTGAGGATTTTATTTTCTCGGATGATTCTTTGCTGTTAGAGTTCTCTATCAGTCTTACGGACTCTGTCGATGTtggttgtgggtttttttccagtcCAATATTCTCAGTGAGTTCTTCTGGTTTATCACAAAGTGTAGCGTGATTTAAACATACTAGCTCAGTTGAGTCTGAGGTCAATAACTCATCTTTGCATTTATCCTGAGCCTCTTTGGTTTCAGTGGTTTGTTTCTCTCTTGCAATCAGGTTTAAAGATGCATGCCCTGGGACTTTGGGTTCATTAgggttttctctgtgctctTTTTGCTCGGCGGGTGTTTTGTCTATGTTATCACCTTCCTGCGTGAAGTGTTTTGgcatttgtactgtattttctttttcatgtatCTCATCTTTCAGCTCAGTGTTGCTGTTGTGAGCCCCTTTCTCTAAAAGCGATGCCTTTTTAAATTTGGTTTTGTCGGCTCCTGCAGCGCTGGCCTTAGGCAGAGAAGACACATCTTTAGTCTCTGCCTCGTGCTCCTTCACTATAATATTATTATGTTTTTGCTGCGACTCCTGCAAGTAGGATTCAAGAAGACGATCCAAAATGATTTGGAAGGAATCAACGCTGAACTCAAACTGCCTCCTCAGCATGCTTACAAATTTGAGCTCCAGGTTTTTGCCACTGTTGTTGGACAATGAGATGAGGCTCCAGCGGTCCTGGTCATTAAAGACTTTGACCATCTTTTGGACGTAGGCCTCTTTCATCGTtgcgctgcttatcctctcTCTGTTGACCTCTGCTGGCAGGCAGTTCAGCAAGCAGCCAAGTACTGACTCTTTAATCACCTGtgggaaaaaagcaaaaatatgacaaaaagtgtGAATAATGACTGCAATATGGCTTGCAATATTAGACTTTGTGTTCAGGTGTAATTCGGTTACATATATTGAAACCAATTCAGCCTGGCTGTGAAATAAATTCTAATTGAATTCATTGAGATTGCAATTATTTCTGTCGAAATGAAAAGCGCAAGAATCAATACTGCAGTCTGACAAAGAGAGTAATGAGAGTACTAAATGGAAATAACTGCACATATTCTTtcagtgactttttaaaaaaatatatttttaagtcGTACCTGGAACTCTTCCTGACTGGGCAGCTCGACCCCAAATATGATATCCAGGTCTTTGTAGCTCATTCTGTTATCTTGAACCAGAACATGGCTGGCTGTGGAGCCATTTAGGCGTACGTCTCTCACCATGATCCCCTGCTTCTGGAGACTAGCCCGTACGGCAATGATGATGTCTCGAGGACGAAGTTTCAGGGTCGGAAAGTTCCCACGGCCGTGGATGGGAACAATGTCAGATAGAACCTGATGGAGAACTGCCACTTGCTCAGGCTTCAGGCTGTGGAACCGCTGACTGGATTTGAATTCAGACATGCTGCCGCCTTAAAAGAGTGAACAATAACCAACATGAGAGTTTATGAATATTTAAACCAGCAAATGTTTAactgccccccccacacacacaaacaaatagaGGGAGGGAGATTGTTCCTGTCTGTCAGTCTGATGTCTGCTGCTAGTCACAGCTTGCCTGACAGCTTTTCCACAATGCTAATGTGTTGACTAACAAACACACGTCATCATTCATGAAGCTTTGCTTTGCATAAATATCCATCTGTGTTGCAACCTGATCGCGACAAATTAAGGAGAAGTGTTTCACTGAGATAACTGAATCTGAAATGCAAAATGGAGTGTGCCGCTATCCAATGAAATTGAGACTTTATTAACACTCCCTCTCAGTCTGAAACTTTATATGAATAAAACTATCAGCCCAAGTATTTGATAGCTATACTTGGGATACGTGATAATGAAGGCcaagacaaaaatgaataatgtgCAACGATCCTGTCAGCTGATTTATCTTCTGATTGTGTCCCTGAGTCGATGCAAGGGTTAAGCTGAATGAGTCATTGGCAGCAGACTTCATTAATCACGCTAACGTCACAAATTAAGGACACACATCTGTTTTCGTGTCTGGGTGCACACAGCACATGTGCATATTTAACTAGAAATAATTCCCATGTATCTGTGTGACCAAATCCAAGATTTTCCGTTACACCTCTGGTAAAGGTAGCATATTAGTGGACGATTGGAGATcaaattgttcattttatttatttttacaggcAGTTGCACAACGTGCAGCCTCACCATGTGGCAGTCTTGG
The sequence above is drawn from the Syngnathoides biaculeatus isolate LvHL_M chromosome 11, ASM1980259v1, whole genome shotgun sequence genome and encodes:
- the LOC133508684 gene encoding terminal nucleotidyltransferase 5C, whose protein sequence is MSEFKSSQRFHSLKPEQVAVLHQVLSDIVPIHGRGNFPTLKLRPRDIIIAVRASLQKQGIMVRDVRLNGSTASHVLVQDNRMSYKDLDIIFGVELPSQEEFQVIKESVLGCLLNCLPAEVNRERISSATMKEAYVQKMVKVFNDQDRWSLISLSNNSGKNLELKFVSMLRRQFEFSVDSFQIILDRLLESYFSGLQAAGCVPAVEVLAESMYGDFEAAMAHLRYRLIATRNPEEIRGGGLLKYSNLLVRDYRPASETQIKTLERYMCSRFFIDFPDVQEQQRKILSYLKNHFIGEERSKYQYLMTLRRVVDDSTVCLMGHERRQTLNMITVLALKVLGEQNIIPNTDHVTCFYQPAPYLAEHNTPYLTEPSYCSYYIPQGGSTLLYQPYPLHLHTQTGLV